The Thunnus maccoyii chromosome 9, fThuMac1.1, whole genome shotgun sequence genome includes a region encoding these proteins:
- the emb gene encoding embigin, whose protein sequence is MIIMSASWKQLLFQTLLFVISCRHINTKEPHPTPVPLPPSTPLPSVVKSVVLKGERQTETIEVLNPISLTLECNWTGNHNTLPNITGYWKKDGQEIENSRVTVQLENEQYNLKKEFNIANEEALGNYSCIFGSEAKTEFHLAAPRIDDVKDKPMVSYVGDTAVIECKMKNKDINPNTWHWFRGNITEKERINVTDGQYGIKNDVGKSRLLVHNVTDADAVVYHCGAVFGIGTTLSHVKLKVITIYEPLKPFIAIVIEVIILVAAILLYEKSRSKTEDNAAGNRVDADHTNVPTQEENNGQEGSSSMRQRKV, encoded by the exons ATGATAATCATGTCAGCCTCCTGGAAGCAGCTCCTTTTTCAGACCCTCCTGTTTGTCATCTCCTGCAGACACATCAATACAA AGGAACCTCACCCAACGCCTGTGCCACTTCCTCCCAGCACCCCTCTCCCATCAGTTGTGAAGAGTGTCGTCCTGAAAG GTGAGCGTCAGACTGAGACGATTGAGGTATTGAACCCCATCAGTCTAACATTAGAGTGCAACTGGACTGGAAATCACAACACACTGCCAAACATAACCGGGTATTGGAAGAAAGACGGGCAGGAGATTGAGAACAGCCGCGTCACAGTGCAGTTGGAGAACGAGCAGTACAATCTCAAAAAAGA GTTcaacattgcaaatgaagaagCCCTCGGAAATTACTCGTGCATATTTGGAAGTGAAGCAAAGAcagaatttcatttagcag CTCCACGGATAGATGATGTGAAGGATAAGCCGATGGTCAGCTATGTGGGGGACACTGCGGTGATTGAGTGTAAAATGAAGAACAAAGATATAAACCCCAACACCTGGCACTGGTTTAGAGGAAATATTACAGAGAAG GAGAGGATCAATGTCACTGATGGGCAGTATGGAATCAAAAACGATGTGGGGAAGTCCAGACTGCTGGTGCACAATGTGACGGACGCTGACGCTGTTGTATATCACTGCGGTGCGGTGTTCGGCATCGGCACCACTCTGAGCCACGTGAAACTGAAG GTCATCACTATTTATGAGCCCCTGAAGCCCTTCATAGCCATCGTGATCGAGGTGATCATCCTGGTCGCTGCCATCCTGCTCTATGAGAAAAGTCGGTCCAAGACGGAGGACAATGCGGCAG GAAACAGAGTGGACGCCGACCACACTAACGTGCC GACACAGGAAGAAAATAACGGACAAGAGGGAAGTTCTTCAATGAGGCAGCGCAAAGTCTGA